A stretch of the Cellulomonas sp. WB94 genome encodes the following:
- a CDS encoding zinc-binding dehydrogenase, whose amino-acid sequence MLAAYAAQFAPDASPDSLLAGLEVGERPEPEAREGWTTVDVRAASLNHHDLWSLRGVGLRAEQLPMILGTDAAGVTPDGREVVVHAVIGGALGHGVGPNEPRSLLSERYPGTLAERVAVPTWNLVDKPASLSFVEAACVPTAWLTAYRMLFTSGRATPGQRVLVQGAGGGVSTAAVLLAAAAGLEVFVTSRDEAKRTRAVELGAAAAVEPGGRLPAKVDVVLETVGAATWSHSVRSVRPGGTIVVAGATSGDASPAELQRIFFLEISVVGATMGSKDDLEHLLALMGRTGLRPLVDATFHLARARAGLARLARGSQFGKIVLEV is encoded by the coding sequence ATGCTCGCCGCCTACGCCGCCCAGTTCGCGCCCGACGCGTCCCCTGACTCCCTGCTCGCCGGCCTCGAGGTCGGTGAGCGCCCCGAGCCCGAGGCTCGCGAGGGCTGGACGACCGTCGACGTGCGTGCCGCGTCCCTCAACCACCACGACCTGTGGTCGCTGCGCGGCGTCGGGCTGCGTGCCGAACAGCTCCCGATGATCCTCGGCACCGACGCCGCCGGCGTGACACCCGACGGCCGCGAGGTCGTCGTGCACGCGGTCATCGGCGGCGCCCTCGGTCACGGCGTCGGGCCGAACGAACCGCGCAGCCTCCTGTCCGAGCGCTACCCCGGCACGCTCGCCGAGCGCGTCGCGGTGCCGACCTGGAACCTGGTCGACAAGCCGGCGTCGTTGTCGTTCGTCGAGGCGGCGTGCGTCCCGACCGCGTGGCTGACGGCGTACCGGATGCTGTTCACGAGCGGCCGGGCGACCCCCGGTCAGCGCGTGCTGGTCCAGGGTGCGGGCGGCGGGGTGTCGACCGCGGCGGTGCTCCTGGCGGCGGCCGCGGGGCTCGAGGTCTTCGTGACGAGCCGTGACGAGGCCAAGCGCACGCGTGCCGTCGAGCTAGGCGCTGCGGCCGCCGTCGAGCCCGGCGGTCGTCTGCCCGCCAAGGTCGACGTCGTGCTCGAGACCGTGGGCGCCGCGACGTGGTCGCACTCGGTGCGCTCGGTACGTCCCGGCGGCACGATCGTGGTGGCCGGAGCCACGTCGGGCGACGCGAGCCCCGCCGAGCTGCAGCGCATCTTCTTCCTCGAGATCAGCGTCGTCGGGGCGACGATGGGCTCGAAGGACGACCTCGAGCACCTGCTCGCGCTCATGGGCCGCACGGGTCTCCGCCCCCTCGTCGATGCGACGTTCCACCTGGCCCGGGCCCGCGCCGGCCTCGCGCGGCTCGCGCGCGGCAGCCAGTTCGGCAAGATCGTCCTCGAGGTGTGA
- a CDS encoding maleylpyruvate isomerase N-terminal domain-containing protein, whose amino-acid sequence MLTDEQLAELSDALRTQWGVLRRWLDPVAETASTAAPSVLDGWTVADLIAHVGRSMSALAACEPAPDGTVPQTVGEYIASYAAGAAKISAVTHELATEIAADPLAGIDALAAAAFDRLERLGPSDRVVLARRGPILLSSMVTTRLIELVVHADDLQRSLARRGSASVGLDGGVGAGVGPIDRTALDIVAHAFLDVVVARGGWDLEITRPLIWVRLATGRVPYDVDLLAQAVTPEYSSDAVPDLGRILPIL is encoded by the coding sequence ATGCTGACCGACGAGCAACTCGCTGAGCTGTCCGACGCGCTGCGCACCCAGTGGGGGGTGCTGCGCCGCTGGCTCGACCCGGTGGCGGAGACGGCGTCGACCGCTGCTCCGAGCGTGCTCGACGGGTGGACGGTCGCCGACCTCATCGCCCACGTCGGGCGGTCCATGTCGGCTCTCGCCGCGTGCGAGCCGGCGCCGGACGGCACGGTGCCGCAGACAGTCGGCGAGTACATCGCGTCCTACGCCGCGGGCGCCGCCAAGATCTCGGCGGTCACCCACGAGCTCGCGACCGAGATCGCCGCCGATCCCCTGGCCGGGATCGACGCCCTCGCCGCCGCAGCCTTCGACCGCCTGGAGAGGCTCGGCCCGTCCGACCGCGTGGTCCTGGCCCGACGCGGGCCGATCCTGCTGTCCTCGATGGTCACGACCCGGCTCATCGAGCTCGTCGTCCACGCCGACGACCTCCAGCGGTCGCTCGCCCGCCGCGGCTCGGCCTCGGTCGGGCTCGACGGCGGGGTCGGTGCGGGCGTCGGCCCGATCGACCGGACCGCGCTCGACATCGTGGCGCACGCCTTCCTCGACGTCGTCGTCGCGCGGGGCGGCTGGGACCTCGAGATCACGCGGCCGCTGATCTGGGTCCGACTCGCCACGGGCCGGGTCCCCTATGACGTCGACCTGCTCGCCCAGGCCGTGACCCCGGAGTACAGCTCGGACGCCGTCCCGGACCTCGGCCGGATCCTGCCGATCCTGTGA